The Streptomyces sp. NBC_00286 nucleotide sequence GGCGCGCAACCGCGTGGAGGAGGCCCAGGCCGAGGCCCTGCGCCTGGTCGAGGAGGCCGACCGGCGCGCCACCGAGATGGTGTCGGCCGCCGAGCACACCGCGCAGCAGGTACGGGACTCCGTGGCCGGGCTGCACGAGCAGGCACAGGACGAGATCGCGGGCCTGCGCAGCGCCGCCGAGCACGCGGCGGAGCGTACGCGCACGGAGGCGCAGGAGGAGGCGGACCGGGTCCGCGCCGATGCCTACGCCGAGCGGGAGCGGGCCGCCGAGGACGGCAACCGTCTCAAGCGGGAGGCGCGGGAGGAGGCGGAGGCCGCCAAGTCCCTTGCGGAGCGCACGGTTTCGGAGGCGATCGCCGAGTCCGACCGGCTCCGCTCGGAAGCCCGGGAGGACGCGAACCGGCTCCGTTCCGACGCGGCGACCCAGGCCGACAACCTCATCGGCGAGGCCCGCTCCGAGGCGGAGCGGCTCCGTTCAGAGACGAACACGGAGGCGGAGCGGGTTCGCGCCGAGTCCGTGGCGAAGGCCGAGAAGCTGATCTCGGACGCGACGGGCGACGCCGAGCGGCTGCGCGCCGAGGCCGCCGAGACGGTCGGCTCCGCACGGCAGCACGCCGAGCGGGTGCGCGGCGAGGCTCAGCGGCTCAAGGCCGAGACGGAGGCGGAGGCCGAGCGGGTCAGGGCGGAGGCGCGCGAGGAGGCCGACCGCCTGATGGACGAGGCCCGCAAGGACGCCAACAAGCGGCGTTCCGAGGCGGCCGAGCAGGTCGACAAGCTCATCCGGGAGTCGACGGCCGAAGCGGAGAAGCTGACCTCCGAGGCCCGGCGGACCGCGCAGAAGACCACGGCGGACGCCGAGACGCAGGCCGACACGATGGTGGGCGCGGCCCGCCACGAAGCGGAGCGGCTGGTCTCCGAGGCGACCGTCGAGGGCAACTCGTATGTGGAGCGGGCCCGTACGGACGCGGACGAGCTGCTGGTCGGCGCGCGCCGGGACGCCACAGCGATCCGGGAGCGGGCGGAGGAGTTGCGCGACCGGATCACCGGTGAGATCGAGGAGCTGCACGAGCGGGCCCGCCGTGAGTCCGCCGAGGCGATGCGGTCGGCCGGCGAGCGCTGCGACGCGCTGGTGAAGGCCGCCGAGGACCAGCTGAAGGAAGCCGAGGCGAAGGCCAAGGACATGGTCTCGGAGGCCAACTCCGAGGCGGGCAAGGTCCGTATCGCCGCCGTGCGCAAGGCCGAGGGTCTCCTCAAGGAGGCCGAGCAGAAGAAGACCGCGCTCATCGCCGAGGCCGAGCAGATCCGTTCCGACGCCGAGCGCGACGCCAAGCGGATGGTCGAGGAGGGCAAGCGCGAGCTGGAGGTGCTGGTCCGCCGCCGCGAGGACATCAACGCGGAGATCTCCCGTGTCCAGGACGTCCTCGAGGCGTTGGAGTCTTTCGAGGCCCCCACGAGCGGCAAGGACTCGGGGGTCAAGGCGGGCGCGGCAGCCGGTGCGACCCGTTCGGGTGGCAAGTCCTCGGAAAGCTAGCCAAAACGGCCGGTTTCGTACTCGCTCGGGGCCTGTGACACCGTGTCCTGGGTGCGCTGCGGACCGTTAGCCATCAAAAAGGGCGTCATTCTCCATACCAAGTCTGTCTTCTGCTCGATGACGCGCCGCCTTGACCCCTAGGATTCCACCTATCACCTCACCGGTCTCATTCGACAGGAACCCCATGAGCGACACTTCCCCCTACGGCTTCGAGCTTGTGCGGCGTGGGTACGACCGCGCTCAGGTGGACGAACGCATCTCGAAGCTCGTCTCCGACCGTGACAGCGCTCTGGCCCGTATCACCGCCCTGGAAAAGCGCATCGAGGAACTCCACCTCGAGACGCAGAACGCCCAGGCTCAGGTGAACGACGCCGAGCCGTCGTACGCGGGTCTCGGCGCGCGCGTCGAGAAGATCCTCCGCCTCGCCGAGGAGGAGGCGAAGGATCTGCGCGAGGAGGCCCGTCGCGCGGCCGAGCAGCACCGCGAGCTCGCCGAGTCCGCCGCCCAGCAGGTACGCAACGACGCCGAGGCGTTCTCCGCCGACCGCAAGGCCAAGGCGGAGGACGAAGGCGTCCGGATCGTCGAGAAGGCCAAGAGCGACGCCTCTCAGCTGCGTGCCGAGGCGCAGAAGGACGCGGCGTCCAAGCGCGAGGAGGCGGACGCCCTCTTCGAGGAGACCCGCGCCAAGGCCGCGCAGGCCGCCGCCGACTTCGAGACGAACCTCGCCAAGCGGCGCGAGCAGTCCGAGCGCGACCTGGCCTCGCGTCAGGCCAAGGCCGAGAAGCGCCTCGCGGAGATCGAGCACCGCGCGGAGCAGCTGCGCCTGGAGGCGGAGAAGCTGCGTACGGACGCGGAGCGCCGGGCCCGGCAGACCGTCGAGACGGCTCAGCGGCAGGCCGAGGACATCGTGGCCGACGCGAACGCCAAGGCGGACCGGATCCGGTCGGAATCCGAGCGCGAGCTTGCGGCTCTGACCAACCGCCGCGATTCGATCAACGCTCAGCTGACGAACGTGCGCGAGATGCTCGCGACGCTGACCGGGGCGGCTGTCGCTGCCGCGGGCACGCCGGAGCAGGATGAGCCGATCTCTCGTGGAGTTCCGGCTCAGCAGTCTCGGTAAGTTCGGTTCGTCGGGACACTGCGGGTCCGTCGCTGGTCGCTCCCCCACTCTCGGCTTCGCTCGAGCGGGGGGACCCCCATCGCGGCGGAGCCGCAGATAGATACAGCCCCGCGCCCCTTACAGGGGCGCTTCACAGGCCCCCTGCTCTCAGGCAGGGGGCCTGTGTTTTACCCGAACTTGGTGGGAACCGTCAGCCGACCGTTATCCTCCTAACCCTTACGGGGGCATGCGTCCCGACGTCACTGACCTGTCGATGGGTGCGGAGAATGATCGAGGCAGTCGGCCTGACTAAGCGCTATGGCGCGAAGACGGCCGTGTACAACCTTTCCTTCCAGGTGAGGCCAGGTGCCGTCACCGGCTTTCTCGGGCCCAACGGCTCGGGCAAGTCGACGACCATGCGGATGATCCTCGGCCTGGACAACCCGACCGCGGGGCAGGTGACGATCGGCGGCTATCCGTACCGGAGGCTGCCCAACGCCCCCCGCCAGGTCGGCGCGCTGCTCGACGCCAAGGCCGTGCACGGGGGCCGGCACGCGCGTAACCACCTGCTGTGCCTGGCGCAGCTGTCCGGCATCCCGGCCCGCCGCGTGGACGAGGTCCTCGGGGTCGTGGGCCTCCAGGACGTGGCGAAGAAGCGCTCCAAGGGCTTCTCGCTCGGCATGGGCCAGCGCCTCGGCATCGCCGCCGCGCTGCTCGGCGACCCTCAGGTGCTGCTCTTCGACGAGCCGGTCAACGGACTCGACCCCGAGGGCATCCTGTGGGTCCGCAACCTCATGAAGTCCCTTGCGGCGGAAGGCCGTACGGTCTTCGTGTCCTCGCACCTGATGAGCGAGATGGCGCTGACCGCCGACCACCTCATCGTGATCGGCCGCGGCCAGTTGATGGCCGACATGAACATCAAGGAGTTCATCTCGGCCAACTCCGCGGACTTCGCGCGCGTACGGACGCCCGATGCCGAACCGCAGCAGCGCGAGAAGCTGACGGCGGCGCTGACCGAGGCGGGCGGCCAGGTGCTGCCCGAGCAGGACGGGGCGCTGCGCATCATGGGCCTGCCGCTGCCCCGCATCAGCGACCTCGCGCACAGCCATGACGTACGCCTGTGGGAGCTGTCCCCGCACCAGGCCTCGCTGGAGGAGGCGTACATGCGGATGACGCAGGGCGCCGTCGACTACCGCTCGACCGACGACCAGCGTGCAGGCCTCCAGCAAGAGATGCCACCGGGTGCCATGCCACCGCCGCAGATGCCGGTGCCCGGGCAGGGCCAGCCGGGCTGGTACGCCCCGCCGCCGCCCCAGCAGGGCGGCCAGCCGTTCGCGATGCCGCAGGGACAGCCTGCGGGCCCGTACGGGGCGCCGGCCGCGCCCGGCGGCCCCGGCGAGCCCAACCCGTACGCCCAGGCCGCTCCCGCGCAGCCCGCCGCTCCTGACATGACCAAGCCCGAGGACGCCCGATGAGTACGCCCCAGCCACAGATGCAGCAGCAGGCCGCGCCCAACTGGCAGGCGGCGCCCGGTCCTTCGTACACCTCGCCGATTCCCATCACGCGTACGCACCTGGGGCATGCCATCGCCTCGGAGTGGACGAAGATCAGGTCCGTACGGTCCACCATGTGGACGCTCGGTGTCTTCATCCTGCTCGTGGTCGGCATCGGGCTGGCCGCCGGTGCGGCCGTCGCCGCCTCCTCGACGGATCTGGACGGCGAGCCCCCGCTGTCGCTGGGCTTCTTCGGGCTGCTCCTCGGCAGCATGTGCATCATGACGCTCGGCGTGCTCACCACCGCCTCCGAGTACGGCACCGGCATGATCCGGACCACGATGACCGCGTGCCCCAGCCGCGCGCGGGTGCTGGTGGCCAAGGCGATCGTGTTCTTCCTGGTCGCGTTCGTGGTCACGGTGGTGTCCGCCACGATCGTCGGCTTCGCCCAGGTGGTCATGCTGGAGGGCAACGGCGCGGGCGATCCCACCGGTGAGGACTGGCTGAAGGGCACGGTCGGGATCAGCCTCTACATCGCGCTGCTCGGACTGCTCTCGCTCATCGTCGGCTCGCTCGT carries:
- a CDS encoding cellulose-binding protein, which codes for MSDTSPYGFELVRRGYDRAQVDERISKLVSDRDSALARITALEKRIEELHLETQNAQAQVNDAEPSYAGLGARVEKILRLAEEEAKDLREEARRAAEQHRELAESAAQQVRNDAEAFSADRKAKAEDEGVRIVEKAKSDASQLRAEAQKDAASKREEADALFEETRAKAAQAAADFETNLAKRREQSERDLASRQAKAEKRLAEIEHRAEQLRLEAEKLRTDAERRARQTVETAQRQAEDIVADANAKADRIRSESERELAALTNRRDSINAQLTNVREMLATLTGAAVAAAGTPEQDEPISRGVPAQQSR
- a CDS encoding ABC transporter permease subunit, which codes for MSTPQPQMQQQAAPNWQAAPGPSYTSPIPITRTHLGHAIASEWTKIRSVRSTMWTLGVFILLVVGIGLAAGAAVAASSTDLDGEPPLSLGFFGLLLGSMCIMTLGVLTTASEYGTGMIRTTMTACPSRARVLVAKAIVFFLVAFVVTVVSATIVGFAQVVMLEGNGAGDPTGEDWLKGTVGISLYIALLGLLSLIVGSLVRHSAGAITIMIGALLAPLVIAMFMFTESLEDVRDALLEYSIPNQLSVFYSQSLSETGPSGWDPLWIMLGVTAAAFVGAYVLLEKRDV
- a CDS encoding ABC transporter ATP-binding protein, with translation MIEAVGLTKRYGAKTAVYNLSFQVRPGAVTGFLGPNGSGKSTTMRMILGLDNPTAGQVTIGGYPYRRLPNAPRQVGALLDAKAVHGGRHARNHLLCLAQLSGIPARRVDEVLGVVGLQDVAKKRSKGFSLGMGQRLGIAAALLGDPQVLLFDEPVNGLDPEGILWVRNLMKSLAAEGRTVFVSSHLMSEMALTADHLIVIGRGQLMADMNIKEFISANSADFARVRTPDAEPQQREKLTAALTEAGGQVLPEQDGALRIMGLPLPRISDLAHSHDVRLWELSPHQASLEEAYMRMTQGAVDYRSTDDQRAGLQQEMPPGAMPPPQMPVPGQGQPGWYAPPPPQQGGQPFAMPQGQPAGPYGAPAAPGGPGEPNPYAQAAPAQPAAPDMTKPEDAR